A portion of the Pedobacter cryoconitis genome contains these proteins:
- a CDS encoding M14 metallopeptidase family protein: MKKITFLFLSLFICFTAVQAQIKSPDTFLGYPLGTRFTPHYQILAYFKYLAGADSNIKLINYGKSYEHRELMAAVISSKENMNNLEQLRKNNLSLSKAEGGQLNLSKQPAILWLSYNVHGNEASSSETAMKMLYTLAEGVNRQTKDWLKNTIVIIDPCLNPDGRERYINYYTGVAGLIPDANPLSREHIEPWPGGRSNHYYFDLNRDWAWQSQIETQQRQVLYHQWMPEVHIDFHEQSYNEPYYFAPAAEPVHQDITAFQREFQIIAGKNNARYFDKNGWQYFTKERFDLLYPSYGDTYPLYNGAIGMTYEQGGIGAGLAVVIANGDSLTLKDRINHHLTTGLATLETVSDNAYKLVAEFKKYFTQAVSYPTGTYKTYVVKADNISRVKKMAALLKKNNIQYAFGGDKTITGFNFATKKTALFRLGRNDMVISLKQPASVLANVLFEPQTMVTDSNTYDITAWALPYAYGLNAFACKEVFTGEFPEPETRKDSVLVLAKPYGWVLSWDAVEDAQILIALHRANIKVRIAEQAFTVGGIVRQAGSLLIYRAENEKLNKLIEADITALSKKYRKPFFAIAGSYVEKGKDLGSSAYPLLPVPKVAMVAGQDISAQSAGEVWHFFEQELNYPLNIIAEQSIGSLNLATTNVLILPDGTYMRRNMEKLEDWINLGGKVILLEDAISSVAGVKPFDIRKKEFPGAATKEGFFRSYKEKDRDNAADAIPGAIYKVNLDKSHPFSIGLGEVYYTLKTDDKLYEPLQKGWNVGVLKPDAYVTGIAGKNVQEKLTQGMLFGVQPAGKGNIVYLSCNLLFRSFWESGKQLFVNTIFLVF; this comes from the coding sequence ATGAAGAAAATTACGTTCTTATTTTTATCGTTATTCATCTGCTTTACGGCTGTCCAGGCACAGATAAAATCTCCTGATACATTTTTAGGCTATCCATTAGGTACAAGATTTACGCCGCATTACCAGATCCTGGCTTATTTTAAATACCTGGCAGGAGCAGATAGTAACATCAAACTCATTAATTATGGAAAGTCTTATGAGCATCGTGAGCTAATGGCCGCTGTAATCTCCTCAAAAGAGAACATGAATAATCTGGAACAGCTCAGGAAGAATAACTTAAGTTTGAGTAAGGCAGAAGGCGGACAGCTCAATCTCAGTAAACAGCCAGCTATTTTATGGTTAAGTTACAATGTTCATGGAAATGAAGCCAGTTCGTCAGAGACGGCTATGAAAATGCTGTATACTTTAGCTGAGGGTGTAAACCGGCAGACAAAAGATTGGCTGAAAAATACGATAGTCATTATTGATCCCTGTTTGAACCCTGATGGGAGAGAAAGATATATCAATTATTATACGGGGGTAGCGGGACTTATTCCTGATGCAAACCCCCTTTCCAGAGAACATATTGAACCTTGGCCAGGAGGGCGTTCTAATCACTATTATTTTGATCTTAACCGCGATTGGGCTTGGCAATCACAAATTGAAACCCAGCAACGTCAGGTTTTGTATCACCAATGGATGCCTGAAGTCCATATCGATTTTCATGAACAAAGCTATAATGAACCCTACTATTTTGCACCTGCTGCCGAACCGGTACATCAGGATATCACGGCTTTCCAACGTGAATTTCAAATTATAGCAGGAAAAAATAACGCCAGATATTTCGATAAAAATGGATGGCAATACTTCACAAAAGAGAGATTCGATCTATTGTACCCATCTTATGGAGATACCTATCCTTTATATAATGGGGCAATTGGAATGACTTATGAGCAAGGTGGAATTGGCGCTGGTTTAGCAGTGGTGATCGCAAACGGTGATTCTTTAACTTTAAAAGACAGAATAAACCATCATCTCACAACCGGGCTCGCCACGCTCGAAACGGTATCTGATAATGCTTACAAATTGGTTGCGGAGTTTAAGAAATATTTTACACAAGCCGTTTCTTATCCTACGGGCACTTATAAAACCTACGTAGTAAAAGCTGATAATATAAGCAGAGTGAAAAAAATGGCTGCTTTATTAAAAAAAAACAATATCCAATATGCTTTTGGCGGAGATAAAACCATAACAGGATTTAATTTCGCAACAAAGAAGACAGCGCTTTTCAGGCTCGGCAGAAATGATATGGTCATTAGTCTTAAACAACCTGCCTCTGTTCTCGCTAATGTGTTGTTTGAACCTCAAACCATGGTTACTGATTCAAATACTTATGACATTACTGCATGGGCATTGCCTTATGCTTACGGTCTGAATGCTTTTGCATGTAAAGAAGTTTTTACCGGGGAATTCCCGGAGCCTGAAACCCGGAAAGATAGCGTGCTGGTTTTAGCAAAACCTTATGGTTGGGTTTTATCCTGGGATGCAGTTGAGGATGCGCAGATTTTGATCGCACTGCATCGGGCAAATATTAAGGTGCGTATTGCGGAACAGGCTTTCACAGTTGGAGGAATAGTTCGTCAGGCAGGATCATTATTAATTTACAGAGCCGAAAATGAAAAGCTAAATAAGTTGATTGAAGCTGATATTACTGCACTTTCTAAAAAATATAGAAAACCCTTCTTTGCTATTGCTGGCAGTTACGTAGAGAAGGGAAAAGATCTGGGTTCTTCTGCATATCCGTTACTCCCTGTACCTAAGGTTGCGATGGTTGCTGGTCAGGATATTTCTGCGCAGAGTGCTGGGGAAGTCTGGCACTTTTTTGAGCAGGAACTAAACTATCCATTGAATATTATAGCTGAGCAAAGTATTGGAAGCTTAAATCTGGCGACCACCAATGTCCTGATTTTACCTGACGGCACCTATATGCGCAGGAATATGGAGAAATTGGAGGATTGGATTAACCTTGGTGGTAAAGTGATCCTGCTGGAAGATGCAATTTCAAGTGTGGCAGGGGTCAAACCATTCGACATCAGGAAAAAAGAGTTTCCAGGTGCAGCAACAAAAGAAGGTTTTTTCCGGAGTTATAAGGAGAAGGATAGGGACAATGCGGCAGACGCCATTCCTGGTGCTATTTATAAGGTCAATCTGGATAAAAGTCATCCTTTTTCTATTGGACTGGGAGAAGTTTATTATACTTTAAAAACAGATGATAAGCTTTATGAGCCTTTACAAAAGGGTTGGAATGTTGGCGTGCTGAAACCGGATGCCTATGTAACAGGAATTGCTGGTAAAAATGTGCAGGAAAAGCTCACACAAGGAATGTTGTTTGGGGTACAGCCAGCTGGTAAAGGAAATATTGTGTATCTCTCTTGTAACTTGTTGTTCCGTTCATTTTGGGAAAGTGGGAAACAATTATTCGTGAATACAATTTTTCTTGTTTTTTAA
- a CDS encoding UDP-N-acetylmuramoyl-tripeptide--D-alanyl-D-alanine ligase has protein sequence MSQIESIYQHYLSNPVICTDTRNISAGCLFFALKGEHFDANTFAAEALKQGAAYAIIDNEEYLINDSCLLVEDVLTALQDLARHHRTQLHIPIIGLTGSNGKTTTKELINAVLSAQYKTFATKGNLNNHIGVPLSILAIAPDTEIAVIEMGANHQKEIEFLCTIAQPTHGMITNIGMAHLDGFGGFEGVKKGKAELFTYLKNTDGIAFINRDNPYIMEMSSVAQLAHLVYYGTVGENFVSGQLLKSDPLIELSWKKQQEAFKAQANLTGAYNFENILAAICIASFFELSPDQVNKGLAAYFPNNNRSQLTKTATNTVICDFYNANPSSMTAALGNISILEAKNKVAIIGDMFELGPETEEQHNLIAALAEKSGLDTVILIGKHFYALKDKFEGLFFNTPKETEAWLKENPVTDSLVLLKGSRGMALEQLLPVL, from the coding sequence ATGTCCCAAATTGAATCTATTTATCAACACTACCTGTCAAATCCGGTGATCTGTACTGACACCAGAAATATTAGTGCAGGCTGTTTGTTCTTCGCGCTGAAAGGAGAGCATTTCGATGCCAATACATTTGCAGCAGAAGCTTTAAAACAAGGTGCTGCCTATGCGATTATAGACAATGAGGAATATCTGATTAATGACTCCTGTTTATTAGTTGAAGATGTCTTAACTGCTTTGCAGGATTTAGCCCGTCACCACCGGACGCAGCTTCATATCCCTATTATTGGCCTGACAGGGAGCAACGGAAAAACAACCACCAAAGAACTGATCAATGCAGTACTGAGTGCGCAATATAAAACCTTTGCTACAAAAGGGAACCTGAATAATCATATTGGTGTTCCTTTATCAATTTTAGCTATTGCACCAGATACAGAGATCGCTGTGATTGAAATGGGTGCCAATCACCAAAAAGAGATTGAGTTTTTGTGCACTATTGCCCAGCCTACCCATGGAATGATTACGAATATCGGGATGGCTCACCTGGATGGATTTGGAGGTTTTGAAGGCGTAAAAAAAGGAAAAGCCGAGTTATTCACTTATCTCAAAAACACGGATGGTATAGCTTTTATAAACAGAGACAATCCATATATTATGGAAATGAGCAGTGTTGCGCAATTAGCTCACCTGGTTTATTACGGAACCGTAGGGGAAAACTTCGTGTCCGGACAACTTTTGAAATCAGATCCGCTGATTGAGTTAAGCTGGAAAAAACAGCAGGAAGCTTTTAAAGCTCAGGCCAACCTGACAGGGGCTTATAATTTTGAGAATATCCTGGCAGCAATTTGTATTGCATCTTTCTTTGAGCTTAGTCCAGATCAGGTTAATAAAGGCTTAGCAGCATATTTTCCGAACAATAACCGCTCACAATTGACTAAAACGGCCACGAATACCGTCATCTGCGACTTCTATAATGCTAATCCAAGCAGTATGACTGCAGCGCTTGGCAATATCTCTATCCTCGAAGCCAAAAACAAAGTTGCTATCATTGGGGATATGTTTGAACTGGGTCCGGAAACTGAAGAGCAACATAATTTGATAGCCGCTTTGGCAGAAAAATCAGGGTTAGATACCGTCATTTTAATCGGCAAGCATTTTTACGCGCTAAAAGACAAGTTTGAAGGGCTGTTTTTTAATACGCCAAAGGAAACTGAAGCCTGGTTAAAAGAGAATCCTGTAACAGATAGCCTTGTTTTACTGAAAGGTTCAAGAGGGATGGCTTTAGAGCAGTTATTGCCAGTCTTGTAA